The following are encoded in a window of Limisphaerales bacterium genomic DNA:
- a CDS encoding mannose-1-phosphate guanylyltransferase has translation MSAKHKTKKTTLALKDRFVVILAGGKGERFWPLSREATPKQLLALLGKKSFLQDTFERVKSLVPVKNIFIITNESQAAAIRKQLPRIPKDNVIAEPCGRDTCPAITLAAALVGARSTTGVMAVLPSDHVISAKGSKKFQRILEDSFDLASRGQAIITIGIKPTSPETGYGYIHTGDRLPPISGRKPYKTAFHRAERFVEKPHFDKAVQLVNSGEYRWNAGMFVFSFPTIIESLLKHQKPLHAVCEKWFHIASSPVKLKRALKKDYPDLKKVSIDFGVMEHAQNVIVANGDFDWDDLGALPALARHLKSDAEGNCANADFIHVDAARNVVFDTRPVKQRTPIAIVGLRDCVIIQTTDATLVAHKRDAQKVRELVNQLAESKAHKHLV, from the coding sequence ATGTCCGCCAAACATAAAACAAAAAAAACCACGCTCGCCCTGAAAGATCGGTTTGTGGTTATTCTTGCCGGCGGCAAAGGCGAGCGATTTTGGCCGCTCAGCCGGGAAGCCACACCCAAACAGTTACTGGCCTTACTCGGAAAAAAATCCTTCCTGCAAGATACCTTTGAACGAGTAAAATCCTTGGTGCCGGTCAAAAATATTTTCATTATCACCAACGAATCACAAGCCGCCGCAATCCGCAAACAACTACCACGTATCCCGAAGGACAACGTCATCGCTGAACCCTGTGGTCGCGATACTTGCCCCGCTATCACCCTGGCCGCCGCACTGGTGGGCGCGCGCAGTACAACCGGCGTCATGGCGGTGTTGCCCTCTGATCATGTGATCTCCGCAAAGGGCAGCAAAAAATTTCAACGCATTCTTGAAGACAGCTTTGATCTCGCCAGTCGCGGCCAGGCCATCATCACCATCGGCATCAAACCCACCAGCCCCGAGACGGGTTACGGCTACATCCACACAGGCGATCGACTTCCCCCCATCTCCGGCCGCAAGCCATATAAAACCGCCTTCCATCGCGCTGAACGATTTGTGGAGAAACCGCATTTCGATAAAGCAGTGCAACTGGTTAATAGCGGCGAATATCGCTGGAACGCGGGCATGTTCGTTTTTTCTTTTCCGACAATTATTGAGAGCCTGCTCAAACACCAAAAACCATTACACGCCGTTTGCGAAAAATGGTTTCACATCGCAAGCTCACCCGTCAAATTGAAGCGTGCACTGAAAAAGGATTATCCGGACTTAAAAAAAGTTTCCATTGATTTCGGCGTTATGGAGCATGCCCAAAACGTGATCGTGGCGAATGGAGATTTTGACTGGGACGACCTCGGCGCATTACCCGCCTTAGCCCGGCACCTCAAATCCGACGCAGAAGGAAATTGTGCAAATGCAGATTTCATCCACGTGGATGCCGCGCGGAATGTGGTTTTTGACACGCGCCCGGTAAAACAACGCACCCCCATCGCAATCGTCGGCCTGCGCGATTGCGTGATCATTCAAACCACCGATGCCACACTCGTGGCTCACAAACGTGACGCGCAAAAAGTCCGCGAGCTCGTTAACCAACTGGCCGAAAGCAAAGCCCACAAACATTTGGTTTAA
- the nadC gene encoding carboxylating nicotinate-nucleotide diphosphorylase has translation MAALDEQLIQQHVERALIEDVGAGDVTTNTLLPANAMGRAIIVAREPLTLCGLALAKAAFTQLSGDAIFNAPVEDGNDLILGETILEITAPCRALLTAERTALNYLQRLSGIATQAARYVEAVRGTGVLILDTRKTTPGWRAFEKYAVQCGGARNHRRGLDDLIMIKDNHLAALPGPEPVAGAVARAHEAAPELKVEVEADTLDQADAAAKAGADIILLDNMPPEMLREAVALIDGRSQIEASGGITVDTIRAVAETGVNYISVGALTHSAVAVDIAMDFTPTQ, from the coding sequence GTGGCCGCACTCGACGAACAACTGATCCAACAACACGTGGAACGCGCTCTTATCGAGGATGTTGGTGCGGGCGATGTGACGACCAACACATTGCTGCCGGCCAACGCCATGGGGCGCGCAATTATCGTGGCACGCGAGCCCCTAACCCTATGTGGCCTTGCGCTTGCGAAAGCAGCGTTCACCCAACTTTCGGGCGATGCAATTTTTAACGCTCCCGTCGAGGATGGCAATGACCTTATCCTTGGTGAAACAATCCTCGAAATTACCGCCCCGTGTCGGGCACTCCTCACCGCCGAGCGAACTGCACTAAATTACCTCCAGCGCCTCTCTGGCATCGCCACGCAAGCGGCGCGTTATGTGGAGGCAGTGCGCGGTACGGGCGTGCTGATTCTCGACACACGCAAAACCACGCCGGGCTGGCGCGCATTTGAAAAATACGCGGTACAATGCGGCGGCGCACGAAATCACCGGCGCGGGCTTGATGACCTCATCATGATCAAAGACAACCACCTCGCCGCCCTCCCCGGCCCCGAGCCGGTGGCTGGAGCCGTGGCGCGCGCGCATGAGGCCGCGCCGGAATTAAAAGTGGAGGTCGAAGCCGACACTCTCGATCAGGCCGACGCTGCCGCCAAGGCCGGCGCGGATATAATCCTGCTCGACAACATGCCGCCAGAAATGCTGCGCGAAGCCGTGGCCCTCATCGATGGCCGCAGCCAAATTGAAGCCAGCGGCGGCATCACGGTCGACACCATCCGCGCCGTTGCTGAAACCGGCGTCAATTACATCTCCGTAGGCGCGCTCACGCATTCCGCTGTAGCGGTCGATATCGCCATGGATTTTACCCCAACTCAATGA
- a CDS encoding biotin--[acetyl-CoA-carboxylase] ligase, protein MTSAAQLLAALRAHPEGVAGTDLCRQLGVTRAAVWSHIETLREGGFEIIASPHRGYQLVSAPSALLAVDLQSRQEKGQVVGNAIHVLAQTTSTNDEVSQAALENHPEGLVIFAESQSAGRGRMGRRWSSPTGRGLWFSILLRPSLAPSECTQLTAASANALVRAIQSITGITPEIKWPNDLLINGKKVAGILTEMSAELEHVRSVILGIGIDVNQTASEFPTDLRDIATSLKLATGKPISRADLAEMVLRELDREYARILAGDFTAVAEEWASHCSTLGKLATINMGTRHVRGRAEALDENGALLIRTEHGRIERIIGGEVTLTE, encoded by the coding sequence ATGACATCGGCCGCGCAACTACTCGCCGCCCTACGCGCCCATCCCGAGGGAGTAGCCGGCACGGATCTATGCCGGCAACTCGGCGTCACCCGCGCCGCAGTGTGGTCGCACATTGAAACTCTGCGCGAAGGCGGCTTCGAAATCATCGCCAGCCCGCATCGTGGATATCAACTTGTCTCCGCCCCGAGCGCACTCCTGGCGGTGGATCTCCAATCACGCCAAGAGAAAGGACAAGTCGTCGGCAACGCCATTCACGTACTGGCTCAAACCACCTCCACTAATGACGAGGTTAGTCAAGCCGCGCTGGAAAATCATCCGGAAGGACTTGTGATTTTTGCTGAAAGCCAGTCCGCCGGGCGCGGCCGAATGGGCCGACGATGGTCCTCGCCCACCGGGCGCGGCTTATGGTTTTCAATCCTTCTTCGCCCGAGCCTTGCCCCGAGTGAATGCACCCAACTCACCGCAGCATCAGCCAACGCACTCGTGCGGGCCATCCAATCCATTACTGGAATCACACCGGAAATCAAATGGCCCAACGACCTCTTGATCAACGGCAAAAAAGTCGCCGGCATCCTCACCGAAATGAGCGCCGAACTTGAGCACGTGCGCTCGGTCATCCTCGGCATCGGCATTGACGTCAACCAAACCGCCAGCGAATTCCCAACTGATTTGAGAGACATTGCCACTTCACTCAAACTAGCCACCGGAAAACCAATTTCACGCGCGGATCTTGCCGAAATGGTGCTACGTGAGCTGGACCGCGAATACGCGCGCATCCTCGCCGGCGACTTCACCGCTGTCGCGGAGGAATGGGCCAGCCACTGCAGCACTCTCGGAAAGTTGGCCACCATCAATATGGGCACCCGCCACGTGCGCGGACGCGCCGAGGCACTGGATGAAAACGGCGCATTATTAATTCGCACCGAACACGGTCGCATTGAGCGCATCATCGGCGGCGAAGTTACACTTACTGAATAA
- a CDS encoding type III pantothenate kinase: MILLLDIGNTHTHAGIARGKRIAPHDIFPTKDWQGIRAKKWLQQFIIKNAVSTATLCSVVPAATRTARKVLRELGLKTEVITHRNCGLETFYPKPSTIGPDRLANARAGIGYFGAPVVIIDFGTAVTFDIVDAQGRYIGGIIAPGLSAMTDYLHEKTALLPRIKIRDSNTAIGKSTEQAMRIGAVHGYRGLISGLIDELRRELKVRKLPVIATGGASKIIARQCPEINAVRPLLTLEGLRLASVHAS, from the coding sequence ATGATTCTGCTGCTTGACATTGGCAACACCCACACCCACGCCGGAATTGCGCGCGGCAAACGCATTGCGCCGCACGATATTTTCCCAACGAAAGATTGGCAGGGGATTCGTGCGAAAAAATGGCTGCAACAATTCATTATAAAAAACGCTGTATCGACCGCCACCTTGTGTAGTGTTGTGCCCGCCGCCACGCGCACGGCACGAAAAGTATTGCGTGAATTGGGATTGAAAACAGAGGTCATCACCCATCGCAATTGTGGGCTTGAAACCTTTTATCCAAAACCGTCGACCATCGGCCCCGATCGCCTGGCCAACGCGCGTGCGGGGATCGGATACTTTGGAGCGCCCGTGGTCATTATTGATTTTGGCACCGCGGTAACGTTTGATATCGTCGATGCGCAAGGCCGATACATCGGCGGCATCATCGCTCCGGGGCTTTCGGCCATGACCGATTATTTGCACGAAAAAACCGCACTGCTGCCGCGAATTAAAATCCGCGATTCAAACACCGCCATCGGTAAATCCACCGAACAAGCCATGCGCATTGGCGCAGTCCACGGGTATCGCGGGCTCATCAGCGGACTGATTGACGAGTTGCGGCGCGAATTAAAAGTTCGCAAACTCCCCGTAATCGCCACCGGCGGCGCTTCAAAAATTATCGCGCGACAGTGTCCGGAGATTAACGCAGTGCGCCCCCTCCTCACACTGGAAGGGCTTCGGCTCGCTTCCGTCCACGCGAGTTGA
- a CDS encoding class I SAM-dependent rRNA methyltransferase: MKYPILQLRAGDANRVRSGHPWIYRRSLQPLETPPPDGAWVEVVDQRQRFLGRGFWHNTSKIAVRLMTHHRNEPDAVFWRQKIQAAITYRKRVMPNATSLRLISSEADGLSGLIVDRYESNLVLQITAAGMEQHRPLILAALKDFVKPDCIVERNDVRAREFEGLTQSKGVLHGELAKPVETQLGGLTIAMDLLEGHKTGGYLDQQLNHTSVAAHCEGKRVLDCFTFQGGFALHAAKAGASEVLGLDQSEEAVAQARTNATANHLEASFETANVFDWLKRNSGKEPREFDVVILDPPSFTRNRASVPDALRGYKEIHLRALRLLSPGGMLATFCCSHHVDDDLFLDTILSAAADARRVLRLKETYRQSPDHPIIPAIRETEYLKGFLLEVLP; encoded by the coding sequence TTGAAATATCCCATCCTGCAACTTCGCGCCGGAGATGCCAATCGCGTGCGATCAGGCCACCCCTGGATTTACCGGCGCTCACTTCAACCCCTCGAAACGCCGCCCCCCGACGGTGCGTGGGTGGAGGTGGTGGATCAGCGGCAACGCTTCCTCGGGCGCGGCTTCTGGCATAACACCTCAAAGATTGCTGTACGATTAATGACTCATCATCGCAATGAACCGGATGCGGTATTTTGGCGACAAAAAATTCAGGCAGCCATTACCTATCGGAAACGGGTAATGCCCAATGCCACGTCGCTTCGACTGATCAGTTCCGAAGCCGACGGATTGAGTGGCTTGATTGTGGACCGTTATGAGAGCAACTTGGTTTTGCAAATCACAGCGGCGGGGATGGAACAGCATCGCCCGTTAATTCTTGCGGCGTTAAAAGATTTTGTGAAGCCGGATTGCATTGTGGAACGCAACGACGTGCGAGCGCGCGAATTCGAAGGCTTAACCCAAAGCAAAGGCGTCCTTCACGGTGAATTAGCGAAACCGGTGGAAACGCAACTGGGCGGACTCACGATTGCGATGGATTTGCTGGAAGGGCACAAGACAGGTGGGTATCTCGACCAGCAACTCAACCACACAAGTGTCGCAGCGCACTGCGAGGGCAAGCGCGTTCTCGATTGCTTTACGTTTCAAGGAGGATTCGCTCTACACGCGGCGAAGGCCGGCGCAAGCGAAGTGCTCGGGCTCGACCAATCTGAGGAAGCCGTAGCTCAGGCGCGCACAAATGCGACCGCGAATCATCTGGAGGCGAGTTTTGAAACGGCAAATGTCTTTGATTGGTTGAAACGGAATTCAGGCAAAGAACCCCGCGAATTTGATGTGGTGATTCTGGATCCCCCTTCGTTTACCCGCAATCGTGCTTCTGTGCCGGATGCGTTGCGCGGTTATAAAGAAATTCACTTGCGTGCGCTGCGGTTATTATCGCCGGGCGGGATGTTGGCGACGTTTTGCTGCTCGCACCACGTAGATGACGATTTATTTTTAGACACCATCCTGAGCGCGGCCGCCGACGCTCGGCGGGTACTACGGCTAAAGGAAACATATCGTCAATCACCCGATCACCCGATTATTCCGGCGATACGCGAAACGGAATATCTAAAAGGATTTTTACTGGAAGTGCTGCCCTAG
- a CDS encoding tryptophan synthase subunit alpha yields MNRINQRFAELRTTGQKGFVAYIGAGDPNLDATEKLAVALDAAGVDILELGVPFSDPLADGLVNQLAAQRGLASGTTPAKLLETIAAIRKHSQIPIVLYIYYNLIHRRGLAEFITAAAEAGVDGILALDLPPEEADQYEALMREADICSIWLVAPTTPEDRVATITARGSGFIYYISREGVTGMQSSVAANLEQMTDVIRQHTELPIAVGFGISNPDQAREVAACSDAIVVGSAIVNQIAEHGTKTDMPKRVGAFVKTLVDAIKKY; encoded by the coding sequence ATGAATCGAATCAATCAGCGTTTTGCCGAACTGCGAACGACAGGCCAAAAAGGCTTCGTTGCCTATATTGGCGCAGGTGACCCCAATCTTGACGCCACGGAAAAACTCGCCGTGGCTCTCGATGCCGCGGGCGTTGACATTCTTGAACTGGGCGTCCCCTTTAGCGATCCGCTCGCCGATGGCCTTGTCAACCAACTCGCCGCCCAGCGCGGCCTCGCCAGCGGCACCACGCCCGCTAAGTTGCTCGAAACCATCGCCGCCATCCGTAAGCACTCACAAATTCCAATCGTCCTCTATATATACTACAACCTCATCCACCGGCGCGGGTTGGCTGAATTTATCACCGCCGCTGCCGAAGCAGGCGTGGACGGAATCCTCGCGCTGGATCTCCCTCCCGAAGAGGCTGACCAATACGAAGCCCTCATGCGCGAAGCTGATATTTGCAGTATTTGGCTCGTCGCCCCCACCACCCCCGAAGATCGCGTGGCCACCATCACCGCGCGCGGCAGCGGATTTATTTATTACATTTCGCGCGAAGGCGTTACCGGAATGCAATCAAGTGTGGCCGCTAATCTGGAACAAATGACCGACGTCATCCGCCAACACACCGAACTGCCCATCGCCGTTGGATTTGGAATCTCCAACCCCGACCAGGCCCGGGAAGTGGCGGCGTGCAGTGATGCCATCGTGGTCGGAAGCGCGATTGTAAATCAAATCGCCGAGCACGGCACGAAGACTGATATGCCCAAACGAGTCGGTGCTTTTGTGAAAACGCTCGTGGATGCGATCAAAAAATACTGA